A portion of the Sus scrofa isolate TJ Tabasco breed Duroc chromosome 5, Sscrofa11.1, whole genome shotgun sequence genome contains these proteins:
- the IFFO1 gene encoding intermediate filament family orphan 1 isoform X6, translated as MNPLFGPNLFLLQQEQQGLAGPLGDPLGGDHLAGGGDLPPAPLAPAGPAPYSPPGPGPAPPAAMALRNDLGSNINVLKTLNLRFRCFLAKVHELERRNRLLEKQLQQALEEGKQGRRGLARRDQAVQTGFISPVRPLGLPLGSRPAAVCTPSARVLGSPARSPAGPLAPSAACHPAPSTSASTAYSSSARFMPGTIWSFSHARRLGPGLEPTLVQGPGLSWVHPDGVGVQIDTITPEIRALYNVLAKVKRERDEYKRRWEEEYAVRLQLQERVDELQEEAQEADACQEELAMKVEQLKAELVVFKGLMSNNLSELDTKIQEKAMKVDMDICRRIDITAKLCDVAQQRNCEDMIKMFQKKLVPSMGGRKRERKAAVEEDTSLSESDGPRHPDGDEEESAALSINEEMQRMLNQLREYDFEDDCDSLTWEETEETLLLWEDFSGYALAAAEAPGEQPEDSLEKVIKDTESLFKTREKEYQETIDQIELELATAKNDMNRHLHEYMEMCSMKRGLDVQMETCRRLITQSGDRLLLSLRSRLATRRHRQARLRTPIAMSHLTAP; from the exons ATGAATCCGTTATTCGGCCCcaatctcttcctcctccagcaggagcagcagggccTGGCCGGGCCGCTGGGGGACCCCCTGGGAGGTGACCACTTGGCCGGAGGCGGGGACTTGCCTCCGGCGCCGCTAGCCCCGGCCGGCCCGGCTCCCTATTCGCCCCCCGGGCCGGGCCCGGCGCCCCCCGCCGCCATGGCGCTCCGCAACGACTTGGGCTCCAACATCAACGTGCTCAAGACCCTGAACCTCCGCTTCCGCTGCTTCCTGGCCAAGGTGCACGAGTTGGAGCGCCGCAACCGGCTGCTGGAGAAGCAGCTGCAGCAGGCGCTGGAGGAGGGTAAGCAGGGCCGGCGGGGCCTGGCTCGCCGCGACCAGGCCGTGCAGACCGGTTTCATCAGCCCCGTCCGGCCCCTGGGGCTGCCCCTGGGCTCCCGGCCGGCCGCAGTCTGCACCCCGTCGGCGCGGGTGCTGGGGTCGCCCGCGCGCTCTCCGGCCGGCCCCCTCGCGCCCTCCGCGGCCTGCCACCCAGCGCCCTCCACCTCCGCCTCCACCGCCTACTCCTCGTCGGCCCGCTTCATGCCCGGCACCATCTGGTCCTTCTCTCACGCCCGCCGGCTCGGGCCGGGACTGGAGCCCACGCTGGTGCAAGGGCCTGGCCTGTCGTGGGTGCACCCCGACGGGGTGGGCGTCCAGATCGACACCATCACCCCCGAGATCCGCGCGCTCTACAACGTGCTGGCCAAAGTGAAGCGGGAGCGGGACGAGTACAAGCGGAG GTGGGAAGAGGAGTACGCGGtgcggctgcagctgcaggagcgCGTGGACGAGCTCCAGGAG GAAGCCCAGGAGGCCGACGCCTGCCAGGAGGAGCTGGCCATGAAGGTGGAGCAGCTGAAGGCCGAGCTGGTGGTCTTCAAGGGGCTCATGAGCAAC AACCTGTCAGAGCTGGACACAAAGATCCAGGAGAAGGCCATGAAGGTGGACATGGACATCTGCCGCCGCATCGACATCACCGCCAAGCTCTGCGATGTGGCTCAGCAGCGGAACTGCGAGGACATGATCAAGATGTTCCAG AAGAAGCTG GTCCCGTCCATGGGGGGGCGGAAGCGGGAGCGCAAGGCTGCCGTCGAGGAGGACACCTCCCTGTCAGAGAGTGACGGGCCCCGCCACCCCGACGGGGATGAGGAGGAGAGCGCGGCCCTGAGCATCAACGAGGAGATGCAGCGCATGCTGAACCAGCT GAGGGAGTATGATTTTGAGGACGACTGTGACAGCCTGACTTGGGAGGAGACGGAGGAGACCCTGCTGCTGTGGGAGGATTTCTCGGGCTATGCCCTGGCCGCCGCAGAGGCCCCGGGAGAG CAGCCGGAAGACAGTTTGGAGAAGGTGATTAAAGACACCGAGTCCCTGTTCAAAACCCGGGAGAAAGAATATCAGGAAACCATTGACCAGATAGAG CTGGAGTTGGCCACGGCCAAGAACGACATGAACCGGCACCTGCACGAGTACATGGAGATGTGCAGCATGAAGCGGGGCCTGGACGTGCAGATGGAGACCTGCCGCCGGCTTATCACCCAGTCTGGGGACCG TCTCCTGCTTTCACTGCGGTCCCGCTTAGCGACCCGCCGCCACCGCCAAGCGAGGCTGAGGACTCCGATCGCGATGTCTCATCTGACAGCTCCATGA